In the genome of Rhodoplanes sp. Z2-YC6860, one region contains:
- a CDS encoding HAD domain-containing protein has protein sequence MKVVFFDIDGVLNTRHTPNPRKFPYIADKRLVARFRRVVARTRARPVMISTWRFDPAGLFSARHHRIPYRDLVPDMPQRPRGDEIVAWLKRHPDVTRFAVLDDDDDELDALPLFQPSAATGFTPAVANALEAYLLGKSDKVMRRNKLVRLAENALDALTGHKG, from the coding sequence ATGAAAGTCGTCTTCTTCGATATCGACGGCGTTCTCAACACGCGCCACACACCAAATCCTCGCAAGTTTCCCTATATTGCTGACAAGCGGCTCGTGGCCCGGTTCAGGCGCGTCGTGGCACGGACCAGGGCCAGACCCGTCATGATCTCGACGTGGCGCTTTGACCCGGCTGGCCTGTTCAGCGCCCGGCATCATCGCATTCCGTATCGGGATCTGGTGCCCGACATGCCGCAGCGTCCCCGCGGCGACGAAATCGTCGCGTGGCTGAAGCGTCATCCCGACGTGACCCGTTTTGCGGTGCTCGATGATGATGACGACGAACTGGACGCGCTGCCGTTGTTTCAACCGTCTGCCGCGACGGGCTTCACGCCGGCGGTGGCCAACGCCCTGGAAGCCTATCTGCTTGGAAAGAGCGACAAGGTGATGCGGCGCAACAAGCTGGTTCGCCTCGCCGAAAATGCACTGGACGCGCTGACCGGCCACAAGGGCTGA
- a CDS encoding dienelactone hydrolase family protein, translating into MTVERFDAQCGNVKAKHALVWNEKIGGKRPLLLIMPNWLGVTEPAIKRAQKMAGDKYVAMVVDMYGEGKTCEGPPTSQDWMMAVRADRVEGRKRVNAALECLVVEANKRGIGDASKKAAVGFCFGGGNVLELARSGADLDAVVSLHGDLQTTMPAKKGEVKAAVFVIHGSKDPVAPKADRDALEAEMDGAGANWQLLDFGGRLHSFAEEETMMKGVAEYHAGAAHQTFRMLDEFIQDAFNKKL; encoded by the coding sequence GTGACAGTCGAGCGTTTTGATGCGCAATGCGGCAACGTCAAAGCCAAGCATGCGCTGGTGTGGAACGAGAAGATCGGCGGCAAGCGCCCGCTCCTCTTGATAATGCCGAACTGGCTTGGCGTCACCGAGCCCGCGATCAAGCGCGCCCAGAAGATGGCGGGCGACAAGTATGTCGCGATGGTCGTCGACATGTATGGCGAGGGCAAGACCTGCGAAGGCCCGCCCACGTCGCAAGACTGGATGATGGCGGTGCGCGCCGACCGCGTCGAAGGACGCAAGCGCGTCAACGCGGCTTTGGAGTGCCTCGTGGTCGAAGCCAATAAACGCGGCATCGGCGATGCTTCGAAGAAGGCCGCGGTCGGCTTCTGCTTCGGCGGCGGCAACGTGCTGGAGCTGGCGCGCTCCGGCGCCGACCTCGACGCGGTGGTGTCGCTGCACGGCGACCTGCAGACCACGATGCCGGCGAAGAAGGGCGAGGTCAAAGCCGCGGTGTTCGTCATCCACGGCTCGAAGGATCCGGTGGCGCCGAAGGCCGACCGCGATGCGCTGGAAGCCGAAATGGACGGCGCCGGCGCCAACTGGCAGCTGCTCGACTTCGGCGGACGGCTGCACTCGTTCGCCGAGGAAGAGACCATGATGAAAGGCGTCGCCGAGTATCACGCCGGCGCCGCGCATCAGACCTTCCGGATGCTCGACGAGTTCATCCAGGACGCGTTCAACAAGAAGCTCTGA
- a CDS encoding DUF421 domain-containing protein: MERLFSQISGVADSVLGLSLKAEELGYGHMAARALLMYVTLIGVIRAAKKRFLGQPTAFDMILVIVLGSIAARALTGGSPFFPSVLGLLVIVAAHWVFSLLARDSRWFSNLIKGHPTRLILDGRIDRNALRAAHMSDDDLDEELRQQGLRDPRAVTEARLERSGKLSVIKSQT; the protein is encoded by the coding sequence ATGGAAAGGCTGTTCAGCCAGATATCAGGCGTGGCGGATTCCGTCCTGGGGCTATCGCTGAAGGCCGAGGAACTGGGCTATGGGCACATGGCGGCCAGGGCCTTGCTGATGTACGTGACCCTGATCGGGGTTATCCGCGCCGCGAAAAAGCGGTTTCTCGGGCAGCCCACCGCCTTTGACATGATCCTGGTCATCGTCCTGGGCTCCATTGCGGCGCGGGCTTTGACAGGGGGCTCGCCCTTTTTCCCGAGCGTTCTCGGGTTGCTCGTGATCGTCGCCGCCCACTGGGTATTCTCCCTTTTGGCGCGCGACTCCCGGTGGTTTAGCAATCTCATCAAGGGACATCCGACGCGGCTGATCCTGGACGGCCGGATCGACCGCAACGCCTTGCGCGCGGCTCACATGTCCGACGACGATCTTGATGAGGAATTGCGGCAGCAAGGCTTGCGCGATCCCCGCGCCGTGACCGAAGCGCGCCTGGAGCGTAGCGGCAAGCTGTCGGTTATCAAGTCGCAGACCTGA
- a CDS encoding Bug family tripartite tricarboxylate transporter substrate binding protein: MRAWGRAAAALLALVTSGTFAGAADNYPNKPIRMIVSIAAGSVTDVIMRAAGTEMQQRLGQALVIENNGGASGILAANSCAQAAPDGYTICVIYHSTMSFNPLLFSNLPYNADTDFVPVARLFFLVEGLFASSAINVNSVDELKKLAQGKPDGLNYATLGEGSYPDLFLKWMNNQWGTKIVGIPYRGGGPAAQALAANDVQVTRFGVGNFTPLVEAGKVKALAVTSAKRSPVLPNVPTFKEVGWGEYPGQGWWGLAAPKGTPPEIVAKLSSEFQKLFSDPKFEQFLEKQAVVPAATDSAGFAAFLKQDRKDAETLIKIANTVKTEFKN, from the coding sequence ATGCGTGCATGGGGACGCGCAGCCGCGGCGCTGCTGGCTCTTGTGACGAGCGGCACGTTCGCCGGCGCAGCCGACAACTATCCGAACAAGCCGATCCGCATGATCGTCTCGATCGCAGCGGGCAGCGTCACCGACGTCATCATGCGCGCCGCGGGGACCGAAATGCAGCAGCGGCTTGGCCAGGCGCTGGTGATCGAGAACAACGGTGGCGCGTCCGGCATCCTTGCCGCCAACAGCTGCGCCCAGGCCGCGCCGGACGGCTACACGATCTGCGTCATCTACCATTCGACGATGTCGTTCAACCCGCTGCTGTTCTCCAACCTGCCCTACAACGCCGACACGGATTTCGTTCCGGTGGCGCGGCTGTTCTTCCTGGTCGAAGGCCTGTTCGCGTCGTCGGCGATCAATGTGAACAGCGTCGACGAATTGAAGAAGCTCGCACAAGGCAAGCCCGACGGGCTGAACTACGCGACGCTCGGCGAAGGCTCGTACCCCGACCTGTTCCTGAAGTGGATGAACAACCAGTGGGGCACCAAGATCGTCGGCATTCCGTATCGCGGCGGCGGCCCAGCCGCGCAGGCGCTGGCGGCGAACGACGTGCAGGTGACGCGCTTCGGCGTCGGCAACTTCACGCCGCTGGTCGAAGCCGGCAAGGTGAAGGCGCTGGCGGTTACGTCGGCGAAGCGCTCGCCTGTGCTGCCGAACGTTCCGACATTCAAAGAGGTCGGCTGGGGCGAATATCCGGGCCAGGGCTGGTGGGGGCTCGCTGCACCGAAGGGCACGCCGCCCGAGATCGTCGCGAAGCTGTCGAGCGAGTTCCAGAAGCTGTTCAGCGATCCGAAGTTCGAGCAGTTCCTGGAGAAGCAGGCCGTGGTGCCGGCCGCGACCGACTCGGCCGGCTTTGCGGCATTCCTGAAGCAGGACCGCAAAGATGCCGAGACCTTGATCAAGATCGCCAACACCGTGAAGACTGAGTTCAAGAACTAG
- a CDS encoding Bug family tripartite tricarboxylate transporter substrate binding protein: MIDRRQLLAGSAASLFATCAVAQTVKKPVHMIVGFPAGGGTDVTARVLAEGLRGSYASAVLVENKPGASARLAVDYVKNAEPDGSVMLFTPDFPMTLYPHSFKTLSYDPLKDFTPVGPATKSMLSYNVGPMVPPSVKTLKDYVEWCKANPTKSAYGTTSAGATPHFAGVMFASEAKVPMEPVHYRGGAPALQDVVGGHIAASVNPISESMPLHQGGSIRILAVTGASRSKFLPDVPTMKEQGYDVVVESWLGVFLPPKTPNEITQALSKAMDQAVHSAAMIDSLAKFASEPLFQTPAEFTETIKSDLTRWGPVVKASGFVAVD, translated from the coding sequence ATGATCGACCGCCGTCAACTGCTCGCCGGCTCTGCCGCGAGTCTGTTTGCGACCTGCGCCGTGGCGCAGACCGTGAAGAAGCCCGTGCACATGATCGTGGGCTTCCCGGCCGGCGGCGGCACCGACGTCACGGCCCGCGTGCTGGCCGAAGGCCTGCGCGGGTCGTACGCTTCGGCGGTTCTGGTCGAGAACAAGCCCGGCGCGAGTGCGCGGCTCGCGGTGGACTACGTCAAGAACGCCGAGCCCGACGGCAGCGTGATGCTGTTCACGCCGGACTTCCCGATGACGCTTTATCCGCACAGCTTCAAGACGCTGAGCTACGACCCGCTGAAGGATTTCACGCCGGTCGGTCCCGCGACCAAGTCGATGCTGAGCTACAACGTCGGGCCGATGGTGCCGCCGAGCGTCAAGACGCTGAAAGACTACGTCGAATGGTGCAAGGCCAACCCGACGAAGTCCGCCTACGGCACCACGTCGGCCGGCGCCACGCCGCATTTCGCGGGCGTGATGTTCGCAAGCGAAGCGAAAGTGCCGATGGAGCCGGTGCATTATCGCGGCGGCGCGCCGGCGCTGCAGGACGTGGTCGGCGGACATATTGCCGCAAGCGTCAACCCGATCAGCGAGAGCATGCCGCTGCACCAGGGCGGCTCCATCCGCATTCTCGCGGTGACCGGCGCGTCGCGTTCGAAATTCCTGCCCGACGTGCCGACCATGAAGGAGCAAGGCTACGACGTGGTCGTGGAGTCGTGGCTCGGCGTTTTCCTGCCGCCAAAGACGCCAAACGAGATCACCCAGGCGCTGAGCAAGGCGATGGACCAGGCGGTTCATTCGGCCGCGATGATCGACAGTCTCGCCAAGTTCGCGAGCGAGCCGCTGTTCCAGACACCCGCGGAATTCACCGAGACGATCAAGAGCGACCTCACGCGCTGGGGTCCGGTGGTGAAGGCCTCGGGCTTCGTCGCGGTGGACTAG